The stretch of DNA CCGCGAGCTCGTCCACGGTGCGCACCGGCTGCTCGGCGTACTGCAGCCCGCCGGCGGCGCGGTCCAGCGCGGTCAGCCGCGCGGCCGCGGTGTCCACGTCCCAGGCGGTGTTGGCGTCCACCCGGATGGCGCCGTCCGGACCGAGCGCGTCGCGCACCGCCTCGAGCCGCGCCTCCTCGTCGGCGGGCGACTGCCCCGGCTCGGCGACCTTCACCTTGGCGGTCGTGCAGCCGCCGGACTCCCGGACGATGCGGTGGGCCGTGGCCGCGTCCACCGCCGGGACGGTGACGTTCACCGGGATGCGGTCGCGCAACGGTGCCGGCCAGCCCTGGTCGGCCGCCTCCCGCGCCGCGAGCCACCAGCGGCGGGACTCGTCGTCGTCGTAGTCCCAGAAGGGGCTGAACTCCCCCCAGCCCGCATCGCCGCGCACCAGCGTGCCGTCCCGGGACGTCAGCCCACGGAACCGGGTGCGCATGGGGACGGACCAGACGACGAGGTCTCCGGGGACGGGCACGTCCGCCACCTTAGGCACCCGGCCTCGAGCCTAAGGTGACGGGCGTGACCCCCGCCGTCGCCCTGCAGCCCCTGACGCCCGAGCCCGCCACCGTCTCGGCGACCTTCGACCCGTCCCGGTGGCGCACCGTGCCGGGCTTCGAGCAGCTGACCGACATCACGTACCACCGCGGCGTCGCGCGCCAGGCCGACGGCCAGCGGGACCTGCCGGTCGTGCGGGTGGCGTTCCACCGGCCGGAGGTGCGCAACGCGTTCCGCCCGCACACGGTGGACGAGCTGTACGCGGTGCTCGACCACGCCCGGACGACGTCCGACGTCGGCACCGTGCTGCTGACCGGCAACGGGCCGAGCCCCAAGGACGGCGGCTGGGCGTTCTGCTCCGGCGGCGACCAGCGGGTGCGCGGCCGCGACGGGTACCGGTACGCCGACGGCGACACCGCGGCGACCGTGGACCCCGCGCGGGCCGGGCGGCTGCACGTCCTCGAGGTGCAGCGCCTGATCCGCACGATGCCCAAGGTGGTGGTCGCCCTGGTCAACGGCTGGGCGGCCGGCGGCGGCCACTCCCTGCACGTGGTCGCGGACCTGACGATCG from Cellulomonas sp. NTE-D12 encodes:
- a CDS encoding 1,4-dihydroxy-2-naphthoyl-CoA synthase; the encoded protein is MTPEPATVSATFDPSRWRTVPGFEQLTDITYHRGVARQADGQRDLPVVRVAFHRPEVRNAFRPHTVDELYAVLDHARTTSDVGTVLLTGNGPSPKDGGWAFCSGGDQRVRGRDGYRYADGDTAATVDPARAGRLHVLEVQRLIRTMPKVVVALVNGWAAGGGHSLHVVADLTIASREHARFMQTDANVGSFDAGYGSALLARQVGQKRAREIFFLAREYSAQQAYEWGAVNDVVAHDDIEAVGLEYARIIATKSPQAIRMLKFAFNLADDGLAGQQVFAGEATRLAYGSDEAVEGRDAFLQHRDPDWSGFPYAF
- a CDS encoding o-succinylbenzoate synthase, whose protein sequence is MPVPGDLVVWSVPMRTRFRGLTSRDGTLVRGDAGWGEFSPFWDYDDDESRRWWLAAREAADQGWPAPLRDRIPVNVTVPAVDAATAHRIVRESGGCTTAKVKVAEPGQSPADEEARLEAVRDALGPDGAIRVDANTAWDVDTAAARLTALDRAAGGLQYAEQPVRTVDELAALRRRTHVPVAADESVRRAADPLEVARRHAADVVVLKVQPLGGVRACLRLAEQLDLPVVVSSALESSVGLAAGLALAAALPALPYACGLATAALLTHDLVTEPLLPRDGAIDVRRPLPEPDLLTAAAAAPDLDARWRERVARVAGAVRAPRA